A single genomic interval of Celeribacter indicus harbors:
- a CDS encoding ABC transporter ATP-binding protein, protein MTLTLEDIRLMRGRKTVLAELSTAPLRHGEFVVLAGPNGAGKSSLLRAIAQTLPYEGRIALDGEDLARMKRVLRAGRIGYMPQQLENRSELTVLDSLRVAMNAGGTTGLSQREQIARAEALLIRFGCHPLATQSLAGLSGGQRQSVGLAQALARDPDVVLLDEPTAALDLSMQFRMLSEMRALAREGRLVIAVLHDLTQAAQWADRLVVLSDGRITADGAPGAVLTPDLLARVYNVAARVERDSRGETLIRVDGPAA, encoded by the coding sequence ATGACGCTCACGCTCGAGGACATCCGCCTGATGCGCGGGCGCAAGACGGTGCTGGCGGAGCTTTCCACGGCGCCGCTCCGGCATGGCGAATTCGTCGTGCTCGCCGGTCCCAACGGGGCGGGGAAATCGAGCCTCCTGCGCGCCATCGCGCAAACCCTGCCCTATGAGGGGCGGATCGCGCTCGACGGCGAGGATCTGGCGCGGATGAAACGGGTGCTGCGCGCCGGGCGGATCGGCTATATGCCGCAGCAGCTCGAGAACCGCTCGGAGCTGACCGTGCTCGACAGCCTGCGCGTCGCGATGAACGCCGGCGGGACCACGGGCCTGTCGCAGCGCGAGCAGATCGCGCGGGCCGAGGCGCTGCTGATCCGCTTCGGCTGCCACCCGCTCGCCACGCAGTCGCTTGCCGGCCTGTCCGGCGGACAGCGCCAGTCGGTCGGCCTTGCCCAGGCGCTCGCCCGCGATCCCGATGTGGTGCTGCTCGACGAACCCACGGCGGCGCTCGATCTCTCGATGCAATTCCGCATGCTCTCCGAAATGCGCGCACTGGCCCGCGAAGGGCGGCTGGTGATCGCCGTGCTCCACGACCTGACGCAGGCGGCGCAATGGGCGGACCGCCTCGTCGTGCTGTCGGACGGCAGGATCACCGCCGACGGCGCGCCGGGCGCGGTGCTTACCCCGGACCTGCTTGCCCGCGTCTACAACGTCGCCGCGCGCGTGGAGCGCGACAGCCGCGGCGAGACGCTGATCCGCGTGGACGGCCCGGCCGCCTGA
- a CDS encoding FecCD family ABC transporter permease: MVVPRAVTDSALTRSETRRQARRVLLVAVLGLLALGGLLADITSGPSGLPLSEVLDVLTGGTGASRGAEVIVWKVRLPVALMALLVGAALSLAGTEMQTVLENPLAEPFTLGVSSSAALGAGVAIILGISLPVLPAIWAISANALVFALASMLVLQLVSQLRGGGPTVVILFGIALNFTAGALLALLQFVASADALQQLVFWTMGSLAGVRWEGIVLMAVVLAATLPFSLRASWQLTALRMGTAQAQSFGVDVTRLRRWALVRVSLLAASAVSLVGVIGFVGLAGPHIARIAVGEDHRFLLPASVLTGAVLMSFASILSKLLVPGILLPIGIVTSLVGLPVFFALILRRKGTLA; encoded by the coding sequence ATGGTGGTACCGCGCGCCGTGACCGACAGTGCCCTGACCCGTTCGGAAACCCGCCGCCAGGCGCGCCGCGTCCTGCTGGTCGCGGTGCTGGGCCTTCTTGCCCTCGGCGGATTGCTGGCCGATATCACCTCCGGCCCCTCCGGCCTGCCGCTCTCCGAGGTGCTCGACGTGCTCACCGGCGGCACGGGCGCCTCCCGCGGGGCGGAGGTGATCGTGTGGAAGGTGCGCCTGCCCGTCGCGCTCATGGCGCTGCTCGTGGGCGCCGCGCTCTCACTTGCCGGGACGGAAATGCAGACCGTGCTCGAGAACCCGCTCGCCGAACCCTTCACGCTCGGCGTGTCCTCCTCCGCCGCGCTTGGCGCGGGGGTCGCGATCATCCTGGGGATCAGCCTGCCGGTGCTGCCGGCGATCTGGGCGATCTCCGCCAATGCGCTGGTCTTCGCGCTCGCCTCTATGCTGGTGCTCCAGCTCGTCTCACAGCTCCGCGGCGGCGGGCCGACCGTGGTGATCCTGTTCGGCATCGCGCTCAATTTCACCGCCGGCGCCCTGCTCGCGCTCCTGCAATTCGTCGCCTCCGCCGACGCGCTGCAACAGCTCGTCTTCTGGACCATGGGCAGCCTCGCCGGCGTGCGCTGGGAGGGGATCGTGCTCATGGCCGTGGTGCTCGCCGCCACCCTGCCCTTCAGCCTGCGTGCCTCCTGGCAGCTCACCGCGCTCAGGATGGGCACGGCCCAGGCGCAGAGCTTCGGCGTCGACGTCACGCGCCTGCGCCGCTGGGCGCTGGTGCGGGTGAGCCTTCTGGCGGCCTCCGCCGTCTCGCTCGTGGGGGTGATCGGCTTCGTCGGGCTCGCGGGTCCGCATATCGCGCGGATCGCCGTGGGGGAGGATCACCGCTTCCTGCTGCCCGCTTCCGTGCTCACCGGGGCCGTGCTCATGTCCTTCGCCTCCATCCTGTCGAAGCTGCTGGTGCCGGGCATCCTGCTGCCGATCGGGATCGTGACCTCGCTCGTCGGCCTGCCGGTGTTCTTCGCGCTGATCCTGCGCCGCAAGGGAACGCTGGCATGA
- a CDS encoding ABC transporter substrate-binding protein has product MFRLPRPMRFALMLAAALTGAQEALAEIAVTDITGREVTLEAPAERIVLGDGRHLVVLGMLEDDPVHRIVGWREAKALDPARLTAYTDAFPEIARIASVGAGNRQLSVESTIALAPDLVILSLIDAEDPQMQVPLAQLEAAGIPYVFVDFFTNPIANTTDSLTILGRLIGAEDRAAEFNAYYTEKRELIRARLADADPARPRVFVQVHASGARCCATVGAGVFDDVIREAGGDNLGREIVPGLMGTVGLENLVALDPDYFLATGGQHMRARGGLVLGAGVDPAEAAASFGTLLDSPGIADLRAVEEGHALAVWHLFNDSPIHIALIEYLAQTFHPELFADLDPEATMAEIQTRFSPVRVEGTWWYRAP; this is encoded by the coding sequence ATGTTCCGCCTCCCCCGCCCGATGCGCTTCGCCCTGATGCTGGCCGCCGCCCTGACGGGCGCGCAGGAGGCCCTGGCCGAGATTGCGGTGACCGACATCACCGGGCGGGAGGTGACGCTCGAGGCGCCGGCGGAACGCATCGTCCTGGGCGACGGGCGGCATCTCGTGGTGCTCGGCATGCTCGAGGACGACCCGGTCCACCGCATCGTCGGCTGGCGCGAGGCGAAGGCGCTCGATCCGGCACGGCTCACGGCCTATACCGACGCCTTCCCGGAGATCGCGCGGATCGCCTCCGTCGGCGCCGGCAACCGGCAGCTTTCGGTCGAGAGCACCATCGCGCTCGCCCCCGATCTCGTCATCCTCTCGCTGATCGACGCGGAAGACCCGCAGATGCAGGTGCCGCTGGCGCAGCTCGAGGCGGCGGGCATTCCCTATGTCTTCGTCGATTTCTTCACCAATCCGATCGCCAACACGACCGACAGCCTGACGATCCTCGGCAGGCTCATCGGCGCGGAGGACCGCGCGGCGGAGTTCAATGCCTATTACACCGAAAAGCGCGAGCTGATCCGCGCGCGCCTCGCGGATGCCGATCCGGCGCGGCCGCGCGTCTTCGTCCAGGTCCACGCCAGCGGCGCGCGCTGCTGTGCGACCGTGGGCGCGGGCGTCTTCGACGACGTGATCCGCGAGGCGGGCGGCGACAATCTCGGCCGCGAGATCGTGCCGGGGCTGATGGGCACGGTGGGGCTCGAGAACCTTGTCGCGCTCGACCCGGATTATTTCCTTGCGACCGGCGGGCAGCACATGCGCGCGCGCGGCGGTCTCGTGCTCGGCGCGGGCGTCGATCCGGCGGAAGCGGCGGCGAGCTTCGGGACGCTGCTCGACTCCCCCGGCATCGCCGACCTGCGCGCCGTCGAGGAGGGTCATGCGCTGGCCGTCTGGCACCTGTTCAACGACTCCCCGATCCATATCGCGCTGATCGAATATCTCGCGCAGACCTTCCATCCCGAGCTTTTCGCCGATCTCGATCCCGAGGCGACGATGGCGGAGATCCAGACCCGTTTCTCGCCCGTCCGGGTCGAGGGCACATGGTGGTACCGCGCGCCGTGA
- a CDS encoding alpha/beta hydrolase has protein sequence MSLTPAMPRPEPRSDAPRLALPPVIPAAELDLPPHKGRQARHLVLSQPCASHRFDLLDLPQIRHPLAAPEAAPYRLFRALPTGRAPERGWPVLYMLDGNAAFDFLDADMLATVPDLVVIGIGQRTDAQFERLSRARDLTFPAEGQVGLVPDAGYGDRPAGGATGFVPLLTGALRAAAEAGLAVDPARRTLWGHSLGGLFVLNLMLRRPDSFARYAAISPSLWWHPERFAPVLEAALAAPRTAGPIPLYMGVGTREKRTGFGGPVPDAPPESFVELADRLAASGRVDLLRQVYDGAVHIASLPTSLPATLRFAAV, from the coding sequence ATGAGCCTGACGCCCGCGATGCCGAGACCCGAGCCGAGATCCGATGCGCCCCGCCTTGCCCTGCCGCCGGTGATCCCCGCCGCGGAGCTGGACCTGCCGCCGCACAAGGGGCGGCAGGCGCGGCATCTGGTGCTGTCGCAGCCCTGCGCGAGCCACCGGTTCGACCTGCTCGACCTGCCGCAGATCCGTCACCCTCTGGCCGCGCCGGAGGCCGCGCCCTACCGGCTGTTCCGCGCCCTGCCGACGGGGCGGGCGCCCGAGCGCGGCTGGCCTGTGCTCTACATGCTCGACGGCAACGCGGCCTTCGATTTCCTCGACGCCGACATGCTTGCCACCGTGCCGGATCTCGTCGTGATCGGCATCGGCCAGCGCACCGACGCGCAGTTCGAGCGCCTGTCGCGTGCCCGCGATCTCACCTTTCCCGCCGAGGGGCAGGTCGGGCTCGTGCCAGATGCGGGCTATGGCGACCGTCCTGCCGGCGGCGCGACGGGCTTCGTGCCGCTGCTGACCGGGGCGCTGCGCGCGGCGGCGGAGGCGGGCCTCGCCGTCGATCCGGCGCGGCGCACGCTCTGGGGGCATTCGCTGGGCGGGCTCTTCGTGCTCAACCTGATGCTGCGCCGGCCCGACAGCTTCGCGCGCTATGCCGCGATCAGCCCCTCGCTCTGGTGGCATCCCGAACGTTTCGCGCCGGTGCTGGAGGCCGCGCTCGCCGCGCCGCGGACGGCAGGGCCGATCCCGCTCTACATGGGCGTCGGCACGCGGGAGAAACGCACGGGATTCGGCGGCCCCGTGCCGGACGCGCCGCCGGAGAGCTTCGTCGAGCTTGCCGACCGGCTCGCAGCCTCGGGGCGGGTCGATCTCCTGCGCCAGGTCTATGACGGGGCGGTGCATATCGCGAGCCTGCCGACCTCGCTGCCCGCGACGCTGCGCTTCGCCGCCGTCTAG
- a CDS encoding non-ribosomal peptide synthetase, translating into MADFDLCEAQEGLWYAQALDPDNPLFNTGQYIELTGPLDASAFARAHAAAMAEAEALRLRLRVERGRPRQSLGGDAPRLEIVDLRGAPDAFDRARERMERDSATPLDPARDPLAAFILFRLSDTHHLWYERIHHLAIDGFGMVLVTNRVGALYGAELGRKAPSPLAPFADALAADRAYRDSDQRAADAAFWRDYGATLGTPASPSAQAAPRRSAPRFLRRQIDVDPATFARLQTRATDLRIGWPDLLTLFTAAYLRRVSPDGDPVHGLPFMARFGTKAARVPCMWMNVLPYRFAIDEEEALDPALLREAAMLARLRKAGRYRSEMLRRDLGRTHVGDALYGPLINVQPYDIAPQFHGLDSRLHILGAGPVDDLTVSYRGDGKAALTVEIDANPDLYGGAEIEAHLHRLAAFLDRVVGADSLAPVPTVTEEEHRRLIHGLNATDHALPDTTLAALIEAQMRAAPEALAVIAGEDRLSYAELDRRSTALAERLVDMGAGRDRCVAVALERSAELSVALVAILRAGAAYVPLDPSQPPERLAGLIGQTQPLALLAAATLDTCGAMTPLPPADWPERPEGRARPCPAPDDLAYVLFTSGSTGAPKGVMIEHRAIVNRLLWMREHYGFSATDRILQKTPTTFDVSVWELFLPFLCGGTLVFAAPGAHRDPAAIAATIREHAVTVCHFVPSMLAGFLDHPASAGIAMRQVFCSGEALPAELRDRFHARIASELHNLYGPTEAAVDVTHWEASHTDTAHPLPIGWPVWNTRCYVLDPLGHPVPEGVAGELFLGGRQLARGYLGRPDLTDERFRPDPFVADARIYATGDLVRRRADGAILYLGRNDHQIKIRGMRVEPGEIEHALAGLDGVREAAVLAREDLGGPMRLVGYVAGAPCLNEEAMLARLSVTLPAHMVPQHIVTLPAFPVTANGKLDRKALPKPQIAAARGTPPQNATEARVAELFRTTLGLPEVPVREADFFTLGGDSLSALNLLLAFEEIAGRAVPLGQLFETPTVAGLAHALQQGENALAGLSPIFPLATGQGAPLVLLHPAGGLAWGYRALAEAFHARTGLPVLGVQSPVLSGAEMPDSLPTLCRHYADLIEAATDSPRLHLTGWSLGGILAQEIAVELTARGRDVGLLAALDAYPSEAWRAEPEPDPVAALRALLAIAGHDPEAHPDLDTRAKVVAFLKARESLLGALPTEVLDAVVRLVTGTNGLMRRHEHRVYDGTLLHLRAGLDHRERDLDARMWAPHAARVESLSLPCLHKDMVAPDHAQEIAALLAARI; encoded by the coding sequence ATGGCGGATTTCGACCTTTGCGAGGCGCAGGAGGGGCTGTGGTATGCCCAGGCGCTCGATCCCGACAATCCGCTGTTCAACACCGGCCAGTATATCGAATTGACCGGGCCGCTCGACGCCTCCGCCTTCGCGCGCGCCCATGCGGCCGCGATGGCGGAGGCGGAGGCGCTTCGGCTGCGCCTGCGGGTGGAGCGGGGCCGGCCGCGCCAGAGCCTCGGCGGGGACGCGCCCCGGCTCGAGATCGTCGATCTGCGCGGGGCGCCCGACGCCTTCGACCGGGCGCGGGAGAGGATGGAGCGCGACAGCGCCACGCCCCTCGATCCGGCGCGCGATCCGCTTGCCGCCTTCATCCTGTTCCGCCTCTCCGACACACATCACCTCTGGTACGAGCGCATCCACCACCTCGCCATCGACGGCTTCGGCATGGTGCTCGTGACCAATCGCGTCGGCGCGCTCTACGGCGCGGAGCTCGGGCGGAAGGCGCCGTCGCCGCTCGCCCCCTTCGCCGACGCGCTCGCCGCCGACCGCGCCTATCGCGACAGCGACCAGCGCGCCGCCGACGCCGCCTTCTGGCGCGACTACGGCGCGACGCTCGGAACGCCCGCCTCGCCCTCCGCGCAGGCGGCGCCACGCCGCTCCGCCCCGCGCTTCCTGCGGCGGCAGATCGACGTCGATCCCGCCACATTCGCGCGCCTGCAAACCCGCGCGACGGATCTTCGGATCGGCTGGCCGGACCTGCTGACCCTGTTCACCGCGGCCTATCTGCGCCGTGTCTCCCCCGACGGCGACCCGGTCCATGGCCTGCCCTTCATGGCGCGTTTCGGCACGAAGGCCGCGCGCGTGCCCTGCATGTGGATGAACGTGCTGCCCTACCGCTTCGCGATCGACGAGGAGGAGGCGCTCGACCCCGCGCTCCTGCGCGAGGCGGCAATGCTCGCGCGGCTGCGCAAGGCGGGGCGCTACCGCTCGGAAATGCTGCGCCGCGACCTCGGCCGCACCCATGTCGGGGACGCGCTCTACGGCCCGCTCATCAACGTGCAGCCCTATGACATCGCGCCGCAGTTCCACGGTCTCGACAGCCGGTTGCACATCCTGGGCGCGGGGCCGGTCGACGATCTGACGGTGAGCTACCGCGGCGACGGCAAGGCCGCCCTCACCGTCGAGATCGACGCCAATCCCGACCTCTACGGCGGGGCGGAGATCGAGGCGCATCTCCACCGCCTCGCCGCCTTCCTCGACCGCGTGGTCGGGGCCGACAGCCTCGCCCCCGTGCCGACCGTGACGGAGGAGGAACACCGCCGCCTCATCCACGGGCTGAACGCCACGGACCATGCCCTGCCCGACACCACGCTCGCCGCCCTGATCGAGGCGCAGATGCGCGCGGCGCCGGAGGCGCTTGCGGTGATCGCGGGGGAGGACCGGCTGAGCTATGCCGAACTCGACCGCCGCTCCACCGCGCTGGCCGAGCGGCTTGTGGACATGGGCGCGGGGCGCGACCGCTGCGTCGCCGTCGCGCTCGAGCGCTCCGCCGAGCTGTCCGTCGCCCTCGTCGCGATCCTGCGCGCGGGCGCGGCCTATGTCCCGCTCGATCCGTCGCAGCCGCCCGAACGGCTCGCCGGGCTGATCGGACAGACGCAGCCGCTCGCGCTCCTTGCCGCCGCCACGCTCGACACCTGCGGCGCGATGACCCCGCTGCCGCCCGCCGACTGGCCCGAACGGCCCGAGGGCAGGGCCCGGCCCTGCCCCGCGCCGGACGATCTCGCCTATGTTCTCTTCACATCCGGATCCACCGGGGCGCCGAAAGGCGTGATGATCGAACATCGGGCCATCGTGAACCGGCTGCTCTGGATGCGCGAGCACTACGGGTTCTCCGCCACCGACCGCATCCTGCAAAAGACCCCGACGACCTTCGACGTCTCCGTGTGGGAGCTGTTCCTGCCCTTCCTCTGCGGCGGCACGCTGGTCTTCGCCGCCCCCGGCGCGCATCGCGACCCGGCCGCGATCGCCGCCACGATCCGGGAGCACGCGGTCACCGTCTGCCATTTCGTCCCCTCGATGCTCGCAGGCTTTCTCGACCATCCTGCGAGCGCGGGGATCGCGATGCGGCAGGTCTTCTGCTCGGGCGAGGCCCTTCCCGCCGAGTTGCGCGACCGGTTCCACGCCCGTATCGCCTCCGAACTGCACAATCTCTACGGCCCGACCGAAGCCGCGGTCGATGTCACCCATTGGGAGGCGTCGCACACCGACACCGCGCACCCGCTGCCGATCGGCTGGCCGGTCTGGAACACGCGCTGCTACGTGCTCGATCCGCTCGGCCATCCGGTGCCCGAAGGGGTCGCGGGAGAGCTGTTCCTCGGCGGACGGCAACTGGCGCGGGGCTATCTCGGGCGGCCCGATCTCACCGACGAACGGTTCCGGCCCGATCCCTTCGTCGCGGACGCGCGGATCTATGCGACGGGCGATCTCGTGCGCCGGCGCGCGGACGGGGCGATCCTCTACCTCGGGCGCAACGATCACCAGATCAAGATCCGCGGGATGCGCGTCGAACCCGGCGAGATCGAACATGCGCTCGCCGGGCTCGACGGCGTGCGCGAGGCGGCTGTGCTGGCGCGCGAGGATCTCGGCGGGCCGATGCGGCTCGTGGGCTATGTCGCGGGCGCACCCTGCCTCAACGAGGAGGCAATGCTCGCACGGCTGTCGGTCACGCTGCCCGCCCATATGGTGCCGCAGCATATCGTGACCCTGCCCGCCTTCCCGGTCACCGCCAACGGCAAGCTCGACCGCAAGGCCCTGCCGAAGCCGCAGATCGCCGCCGCCCGCGGCACGCCGCCGCAGAACGCGACCGAGGCGCGCGTGGCGGAGCTGTTCCGTACCACGCTGGGCCTGCCGGAGGTGCCGGTGCGGGAGGCCGATTTCTTCACCCTGGGCGGCGATTCTCTGTCGGCGCTGAACCTGCTGCTCGCCTTCGAGGAGATCGCCGGGCGCGCCGTGCCGCTCGGCCAGCTCTTCGAGACGCCGACGGTCGCGGGGCTTGCCCACGCGCTGCAACAGGGGGAGAACGCGCTCGCGGGTCTCTCCCCCATCTTCCCGCTCGCAACGGGCCAAGGCGCGCCTCTCGTCCTGCTGCATCCGGCGGGTGGCCTCGCCTGGGGCTATCGCGCGCTGGCGGAGGCGTTTCACGCCCGCACCGGCCTGCCGGTCCTCGGCGTGCAGTCGCCCGTGCTCTCGGGTGCGGAGATGCCCGACAGCCTTCCGACGCTTTGCCGACACTATGCCGACCTGATAGAGGCAGCGACCGACAGCCCCCGGCTCCACCTCACGGGCTGGTCGCTCGGCGGAATCCTCGCCCAGGAGATCGCCGTCGAACTCACCGCACGCGGGCGCGATGTCGGGCTGCTCGCCGCGCTCGATGCCTATCCGTCCGAAGCCTGGCGAGCGGAGCCGGAGCCCGATCCGGTGGCCGCGTTGCGCGCGCTTCTGGCCATCGCGGGGCACGATCCCGAGGCCCATCCCGACCTCGACACCCGCGCGAAGGTCGTGGCGTTTCTCAAGGCACGCGAAAGCCTGCTGGGGGCGCTGCCGACGGAGGTGCTCGACGCGGTGGTGCGCCTCGTCACCGGGACGAACGGGCTGATGCGGCGCCACGAGCATCGGGTCTACGACGGCACGCTCCTGCATCTGCGCGCCGGGCTCGACCATCGGGAGCGGGATCTCGACGCCCGGATGTGGGCGCCGCATGCGGCACGGGTGGAAAGCCTCTCCCTGCCCTGCCTGCACAAGGACATGGTCGCGCCGGATCACGCGCAGGAGATCGCCGCGCTGCTGGCGGCGCGGATCTAG
- a CDS encoding phosphopantetheine-binding protein has product MAIDFDIIRADVAGALYTTPEEIGMEDNLADMGLDSMLIMTLVMGWQERGMDMDFLSFAEEPTLRAWQAALEAHQD; this is encoded by the coding sequence ATGGCGATAGATTTCGACATCATCCGGGCCGATGTGGCCGGAGCCCTCTACACCACGCCCGAGGAGATCGGGATGGAGGACAATCTGGCCGATATGGGGCTCGATTCCATGCTCATCATGACGCTCGTGATGGGCTGGCAGGAGCGCGGCATGGACATGGACTTCCTGTCCTTCGCGGAGGAACCGACGCTGCGGGCCTGGCAGGCGGCCCTCGAGGCACATCAGGACTGA
- a CDS encoding (2,3-dihydroxybenzoyl)adenylate synthase, whose amino-acid sequence MRTPTQTWPDDLAQSYRDKGYWKDETFGEWLERLARSFGPRTALVAGDTRLTYDELLAEAQAIAGGLLASGLNTGERVLVQLPNSARFLPVVLGVLYAGLLPVYALPAHREREILHLAQGSQARAYVVAARHEGFDYAPLARQALADCPDLVTAYIDGEAEGLVPLSRLRDAAPLRAPAQVDPASVAFLQISGGTTGFPKLIPRTHNDYIYSFEASAPICGLTQESALLIALPAAHNFPMSSPGYFGALSVGAKVVMSLSPAPDACFPLIGAERITHTGLVPPLALLWMQAAAKTKHDLSSLEVLGVGGAKFTPEAAARVRPTLGCKLQQVFGMGEGLVNYTRLDDPEEIVIGTQGRPISPDDEILLLREDGTPVAEGEPGVLHTRGPYTIRAYYNAPEANRRAFIEGGYYCTGDIVRLRPGGYLEVQGRAGDHINRAGEKVSAEEIEDHLLAHEAVFDAVVVAVEDRFLGERSCAFVVLEDGAEVKPPALKAFIRARGIAAFKVPDQIVFIDALETTAVGKTDRRKLRAQLKEKHFA is encoded by the coding sequence ATGCGCACACCGACCCAGACCTGGCCCGACGATCTGGCGCAGAGCTATCGCGACAAGGGGTATTGGAAAGACGAGACCTTCGGGGAGTGGCTCGAGCGCCTCGCGCGGTCCTTCGGCCCCCGGACCGCCCTCGTCGCCGGCGACACGCGGCTCACCTATGACGAGCTTCTGGCCGAGGCACAGGCCATCGCGGGCGGGCTCCTGGCCTCCGGGCTGAACACGGGAGAGCGCGTGCTGGTGCAGCTTCCGAATTCGGCGCGCTTCCTTCCGGTGGTGCTGGGCGTGCTCTACGCCGGGCTGCTCCCGGTCTATGCCCTGCCCGCACATCGGGAGCGCGAAATCCTCCACCTCGCGCAGGGATCGCAGGCGCGCGCCTATGTCGTGGCGGCGCGGCACGAGGGGTTCGACTACGCCCCGCTCGCCCGTCAGGCCCTGGCGGACTGCCCCGATCTCGTCACCGCCTATATCGACGGGGAGGCCGAGGGGCTGGTGCCGCTCTCCCGGCTCCGGGACGCCGCGCCGCTGCGGGCGCCGGCCCAGGTCGATCCCGCCTCCGTCGCCTTCCTCCAGATCTCCGGCGGCACGACGGGCTTCCCGAAACTCATCCCCCGCACCCATAACGACTATATCTACAGTTTCGAGGCCTCGGCCCCGATCTGCGGACTGACGCAGGAAAGCGCGCTGCTCATCGCCCTGCCCGCCGCGCATAACTTCCCGATGTCGAGCCCCGGCTATTTCGGTGCGCTGTCGGTGGGCGCCAAGGTGGTCATGAGCCTCTCTCCCGCCCCCGATGCCTGTTTCCCCCTGATCGGGGCGGAGCGCATCACCCATACCGGCCTCGTGCCGCCGCTCGCCCTGCTGTGGATGCAGGCGGCCGCGAAGACGAAGCACGACCTCTCCTCGCTCGAGGTGCTGGGCGTCGGCGGGGCGAAGTTCACGCCGGAGGCCGCCGCGCGGGTGCGTCCGACGCTCGGATGCAAGCTGCAACAGGTCTTCGGCATGGGCGAGGGGCTGGTCAACTACACCCGTCTCGACGATCCCGAGGAGATCGTGATCGGAACGCAGGGCCGCCCGATCAGCCCGGACGACGAGATCCTGCTGCTGCGCGAGGACGGCACGCCCGTGGCAGAGGGCGAGCCGGGCGTCCTGCACACCCGCGGGCCCTACACGATCCGCGCCTATTACAACGCGCCGGAGGCGAACCGGCGCGCCTTCATCGAGGGCGGGTACTACTGCACCGGCGATATCGTGCGGCTGCGTCCGGGCGGCTATCTCGAGGTGCAGGGACGCGCCGGCGACCATATCAACCGCGCCGGCGAAAAGGTCTCCGCCGAGGAGATCGAGGATCACCTGCTGGCCCATGAGGCGGTGTTCGACGCGGTCGTCGTCGCGGTCGAGGACCGCTTCCTCGGCGAGCGGTCCTGCGCCTTCGTCGTGCTCGAGGACGGGGCGGAGGTGAAGCCGCCCGCGCTCAAGGCCTTTATCCGCGCCCGCGGCATCGCTGCCTTCAAGGTGCCGGACCAGATCGTGTTCATCGACGCGCTGGAGACCACGGCGGTCGGCAAGACCGACCGCAGGAAGCTCCGGGCGCAATTGAAAGAGAAGCATTTTGCCTGA
- a CDS encoding TRAP transporter small permease, translating into MLEHGSELPVLARMDRAILRLEGAVAALLLGALALLMLANVGLRAFGRPLLWGDELAVYLMVWTAFLGASIAIATRMQVAVDLLAERLGARGRDRLALLVDAVVLAALLILSWLVWRWFDPVGLLRTGSGAALAAETFNFIYQNPTLTLGLPKTLFWAVLPVFCLCAAFHALAALCDDIARLSAGRRT; encoded by the coding sequence ATGCTCGAGCACGGATCCGAACTCCCAGTCCTCGCGCGGATGGACCGCGCGATCCTGCGCCTCGAGGGCGCGGTGGCGGCCCTGCTCCTCGGCGCGCTCGCGCTCCTGATGCTCGCCAATGTCGGGCTGCGCGCCTTCGGCCGGCCCCTGCTCTGGGGCGACGAACTCGCGGTCTACCTGATGGTCTGGACCGCCTTTCTCGGCGCCTCCATCGCGATCGCGACGCGGATGCAGGTGGCGGTGGACCTGCTGGCCGAACGCCTCGGCGCGCGGGGCCGGGACCGGCTCGCGCTCCTCGTGGATGCCGTCGTGCTCGCCGCGCTCCTGATCCTGAGCTGGCTCGTCTGGCGCTGGTTCGATCCCGTCGGTCTTTTGCGCACAGGCTCCGGCGCGGCGCTGGCGGCGGAGACCTTCAACTTCATCTATCAGAACCCGACGCTGACGCTCGGACTGCCGAAGACGCTGTTCTGGGCGGTGCTGCCGGTCTTCTGCCTCTGCGCGGCCTTCCATGCGCTCGCCGCGCTCTGCGACGATATCGCGCGCCTCTCCGCGGGGCGCCGGACATGA